The nucleotide sequence TACAGGGACGGGTTGGCGCCGTGGACGCCGATCTTGATGGTCATCGCGGTGGCTCCAATGGTGTGAGTAACAAGAGGGAGGAACAAGCTGTCGGGACGATCGGGGGCGAACCGGGGGGACGGCTCAGCCGCCAAGGCCTGCCGCCGCGCGGCGCAGCGGCTCGGGGTCGGCCCAGGCACCGACGTCCACGCGGCCGGCGAGGAATCCGTGCGTGGCAAGGAACTCTTCCTGTGAAGCCAGGAGTTCGAGGCGTTCCTCGGACAGGTCGATGCCGAGCGAGGTGTGCCCGACGCCTCGGTAGGCGTCGGCGACGCCGGTCGCGCCGGCTCCGGTCTCGGCGCCCAGGATGCGGGCGACTTCGTCGGGATTGTCGTGTGCCCAGGACGCGGCACGCAGCAGCACGGCCAGGAACCGGTCCACCAGGTCGGGGTGTTCGTCGAGCAGGCGGCGGTGGACGGTGATCGGGCGGGGTGTGCCGTTGTTGGCGCGGACGCGCCTGTCGGGAACGGCGTCCAAGTCGATCGCGACGACCGCGCCGTAATGCGACGCCGTCTCCGCCGCCGGGGCGCCTTTGACATACACGGCGTCCACGTCGCCCCGGGTGAGGGCGGCGAGTTCGCCTTCCCACTGGCCTTCGGTCGAACCGGGCACGTCCACCGGGACGGCGTCCGTCAGGCCCAGTCCGGCCAGGGACAGCGCGCCTTCGAAGCCGCGCAGCGCCATGGCTCGCCAGAAGTCGATGGGGAGGCGGTGGACCGGGAGGGCGAGTCGGGCACCGCGCAGGTCCTCCGGTCCGGTGATCCGTGCGTCGTCGCGTACGAGGATCGCCTGGCCCTCCTCGATCCACGTCAGTCCGACGAGTCGGGTGTCCTCGCCGCGTGAACGGGCCCACAGGGCGGGGACGTTGCCGCCTTCGCGGAACAACGCGGGCAGCGCGTGGGTGTAGTGGTGGTCCGCGGCGACGTCGCGCGGTATGTCCTGGAGGGACCGCACCGCGATCCCTTCCGGCGCGAATTCGTCGGCCAGCCAGCCCCGGTCGGCGGCGATCCCGGTGGCGGTCGGCACCGGGCAGCGGGTGAACCACAGTTCGCCCGGTCGGCGCACGGTCGTGATCTCGGTCATCGGGATTTCCGTTCCTCGGTTCGGGTGGGCGTCGGCGCGAGGCGTGGCGCGGCGGCGACGAGGGTGCGGGTGTAGTCCTCGCGCGGCGCGTCCAGGACGGTGTCCGCGGGCCCGAGCTCGATGACGCGTCCTCGGTGGAGCACCGCCACGTCGTCGGCGATCGCGCGCACCACGCCCAGGTCGTGGGTGACGAACAACGTCGCGAGCCCGTCCGCGCGCAGCTGCGCGAGCACGTCGAGGACGCCGGCCTGCACGGACACGTCCAGCGCGGAGGTGATCTCGTCGCAGATCAGCACCGCCGGTTCGGCCAGGAGCGCACGTGCGATGGCGACGCGTTGCCGCTCGCCGCCGGACAGGTCGCGTGGTCGGGCGTCGGCCGTGCGCGGCGGCAGCGCCACGCGCTCGAGGGCGGCCAGCACGCGGCGCTCGGTTTCGGCGCGGTCGGTGGCGAAGCAGTGTTTCACGACCGCGCCCAGCGTTCGGCGCACCGTCAGGCGCGGGTTCAGCGCGCGGTAGGGGTTCTGGAACACGTATTGCACGTCGCGCCGCACGTCCGCGCCGCGTGCCTCGACCGGCCACGGTACGGTCGCGCCGTGCACGGACAGGTCTCCTCGGGCGGGTACTTCGAGTCCGGCGAGGGCCCGGGCGAGGGTCGTCTTGCCCGCGCCCGACTCGCCCACCAGCGCCGTGCAGGCGCCGGGCCGCAGTGCCAGCGAAACCCCCTGCAGGACGGGGGTTTTGCCGTAGGCGACGTGCACGTCCCGGGCATGCAGCAGGAGGGTGTCGGGTGCTGCGGCGTCGCTGCGGCCGGGGGATGCGGCGATTGGGGCGTTCACCGCGACGGGAAGGCCCGTGAACGCCGGTTTCCCGTGCACCGGGTGGTGGCAGGCCACGGTCCTTTTCGGCCCCGTCGGCGCGGATTCCGGCCGCTCGGCGCGGCACACCGCCGCCGCGGCAGGGCACCGGGGCGCGAACGCGCAGCCGGGCGGTCGTTCACCGGGCGCGGGCGCGTGCCCGGGAATCGAGGTCAGGCGGTCGCGCCGGGCCACGTCCGGCACGGCGGCCAGCAGCGCGAGCGTGTAGGGGTGCCGGGGTGCGGCGAACAGGTCGGCGGTGGCGGCTTCTTCCACGATGCGCCCGGCGTACATCACCGCGACCCGGTCCGCCAACGACCGCACCACGGCCAGGTCGTGTGACACGTACACCGCCGCCGTGTCGTGGGTGCGGCACATGTCGCGCACCGTGGCCAGCACGCGCGTCTGGGTGGTGACGTCCAGCGCGGTCGTGGGTTCGTCGAGCACCACGACCTTCGGCCGCAGCACGAACGCCAATGCCAGGAGCACCCGTTGCTGCTGCCCGCCGGAGAGCTGGTGGGGGAAGCGGCGTTGGAACGCGCGGTCGCTGCCCGGCAGACCGGCTTCGGTCAGCACGGCCTCGATGCGGTCGGCGCGTTCGGCACGCGACAGTCCGGGTTCGTGGACGCGCAGCACCTCGTCGAGGTGGGTGCTTACGCGCAGCGCGGGGTTGAGCGCGGTCGCGGGGTCCTGCGGTACGTAGGCGGCGCGGCGCCCGCGCAGCGCGCGCAACTCGGCGAACGGCGCGGCGGCGACGTCGACGCCGTCCACCGTGACGCGGCCCGCGGCGATGCGGGCGCCGTGCCGGGCGTGGCCGAGCAGCGCGGTCGCGGCTGTGGTCTTGCCGGAGCCGGTCTCGCCGACGATGGCAAGGATCGCGCCGGCGGCGACGTCGAACGCCACGTCGGACACGATGTCGGCCGCCGTCCCGCCGTCGGAGGCGGTGCCCCCGGTGTCAAGTACCACGCGCAGTCCGGACACCGAGATCACCGGCGGCCTCGGCGGTGGGCTGTCGCGCGTTCCCGACTCGTGGCGGTTCGTCAGCACGCTCACGCCGCACGCTCCTTTCCGTTCGCCTTCACCGTGTTCGTCGTCCCATCCGTGTTCCCGGACGCGGTTCGGCCCGTACCGGGACGACGCCACGCCGACCGACGGGCGGCGCGTCGTGCCCCGCCCTCACCCGTGGCCCGCGCCGCACCTTCGGCCATCGCGTTGGTGCCGAGCGCGAACGCCGCGATGAGCAGGACGGGCACCACGACGCCCCAGGGCTGGAGCCGCAGGCCGCCCCGGTTCTCGTTGATCATCAGGCCCCAGTCGGCGGCCGGCGCGGTCACGCCGTAGCCGAGGAAGGCCATCCCGGCCAGCAGTTCGACCGCCCAGGTGAGCATCGTCCCGAGGTGCACCAGCAGGGGAGCGGCGATGTTCGGCAGCACTTCGCGCGTTACCAACTCCCGCTTCGGGTACCCGGTCAGCCGTGCGGCCTGGACGAACTCCTGGTGGATGACCCCGATCGCGGACGCCCGCGCGAGGCGGAGGGTGCCCGGGAGGAGCGTCAGGGCCACGGTCGCCACCATCAGCCACCGTTCGCGGCCGAACATCGCGACCACGAGGAGCACCATCACCACGTTCGGGAAGGCCAGCAGCACGTCCGCGATCCAGGTGAGGACGCGGTCGAGCGCCCGTCCGCGTCGGCCGGGCCCGAAGCCGGCCGCGAACGCGGCGGCAACGCCCAGCGCTGTTCCGGCGATGAGCGCGAGCGCCGCCGCGCTCACCGTCATCAGGACCACCGAGCGTCCGCCGGAGAGGACGCGCGAGAGGACGTCGTGGCCGAGGTAGTCGGTGCCCAGCGGCGTGTCCGCGCCAGGCGCGTCGTATGTCGCTCCGACGAGCGCGTCGGTGGCGTGGGGGGCGGCGTACGGCCCGACGAGCGCGATCAGCACGACCAGCAGCGTGACCGCGCCACCGACGCGGACCTGACGGTCCCGCAGCACCGCGGAGAGCGGTCCACCGCCGCCGCGTGCGGCCGGCCCGGCCGCCGCGCCCGTTTCCGCCGGTGCCGCACTCGACACATCCACCGCGCTCACGACGCCGCCCCGGTCCGCAGCGCGGGCGTCAGCAGCACCGTCGCCAGATCGGCGAGCAGGTTCACCGCGACGACCCCGGCCGCCACCACGAGCACCGCCGCCTGCACAACCGGGACATCACGCACCTGCACAGCCCCGTTGAGCGCGCCGCCCAACCCCGGGTAGGTGAACGCGGCCTCGACCACCAGCGACCCCCCGAGCAGCACGCTCAACGTGAGCGCGATCGCCTGCACCAGCGGCACCAGGGAGTTCGGAAGCACGTGCCGGACGAGCAACCGCGCCTCGGGCACCCCGCGCAGACGGGCCGCCGCAACGTAATCCGAGTCCAGCGCCTCGGCGACCGCGGCCCGCACCTGGCGCAGCAGGTACGGCGTGACGGAAAGCACAAGAGCCGCGGCGGGCAGCACCAGGTAGTCGGGCCGGTCCCACGGCGACCGGCCGGGTTCGATCAGCGACGCGGCGGGCAGCACGTGGAACACCGTGGTGGAGAACACGATGACGAGCACGACGGCGGTGACGAACGCGGGCAGCGCCTGCGCCGCGACCGCCGCGGACGTGACCACGCGGTCGACGACCCGGTCCCGGTACACCGCGGCGAGCGTCCCCAGCAACAGCGCGAGCAGCACGGAAACCCCGGTCGCGCACGCCACCAACGCCAGTGTGTTGCCCAGACGTTCGGAGACGATGTGGCCCACGGGCACGTGCGAGTCGAGTGACGTACCCAGGTCGCCGCGCAGCACTCCGCTCAGCCACGCCCAGTACTGTGCGGTGACGGGGCGGTCCAGGCCGAGTTGCCGGCGCAGTTCGTCCACGGACGACTGCGGTGCCTCGGGACCCAGGACGGTGCGTGCCGGGTCGGACGGCAGGGCCTGCGTGGCGGCGAACACCACCACCGACACCGCCGCCACGGCCAGTACCCCCGACAGCACACGGCGCACGAACCAGGCCGGCCATCTCGGAACGTTTCGGCGCCCCGGCTTCCTCGAACGGCCGTCACCGGCGGTGCGGTTCGGGTGAGCGACGTGGCTCATGACAACCAGAGCTTCTCGAAGCGCCACGTCGAGAACTGGGTGTGCTCCTCGGCGACGCCGCCGACGCGCTTGGCGGCCACGTCGATGTTGTCCACGAACCCCCAGATGATCAAGCCGCCCTTGTCGTACTGGATCCTCTGCATCTCGGCGACCAGCGGGGCACGCTTGGCCGTGTCGGGCTCGGACAAGGCCTGTGAGAACAACTCCGTGAAGCGGGGGTCGGAGAAGTGCGTCTTGTTGTTGTTCGATCCGGGCGCGTCCAGGTGCAGGCCGCTGACCAGGAACGACTCGGTGAGCAGTTTGTTGGTGCTGATCGTCCAGTCCGTGCGCTGGGGGCCGTTGAACGTCGCGGAGTCCACCTTCTTGACGTTGATCGTGATCCCCGCCTGCTTCGCCTGGGTGGCGAACACCAGGGCGGCGGCCTCGCCGGTCGGGTCGGGACCGGTGACGAGGTCGAGGCTGAGGTCGGACACCCCGGCGTCGCGCAGGAGTTGCCTGGCCCGTTCGACGTCGCGCGTGCGCTGCGGCAGGGTCGCGTTGAACGTCGGATCCTGCGGTGAATAGAGGTCGTTGCCGATGCGGCCCTGGCCGGACAACGCCCGGTCCACCAGTTCCTGACGGTCCACCAGGAGCCGGAAGGCGGTGCGGACTCGTTCGTCGGTGAACGGCGCTTTGGCCAGGTTGAGGTCGAAGCTCTGCCAGCCGTTGGTCTGCGATATCACGGTCCGCACCCGGCCGTCTGAGCGCAGCAGCCGGAGCTGGTCGGCGGCGATGGCGTTCGCGAGGTCGATCTGCCCGGCCTGGAGCGCGGCGATGCGGGACTGTTCGTCCTTGAAGTCGATGATCTCCAGTTCGTCGGCGTACGGCTGCCCGTCCTTGAAGTAGTTCTCGAACCGGGTGAACAGCGAACGCCGTCCCGGAGCGAACTCCTTGAGCTTGTACGGTCCGGCACCGACCGGGTTACGCGGGTCGTAGTCGACCGGCACGATGCCGCCGAAGTTCGTGAAGTTCTCCGGGAACGGCACGAAACCCATGCCGTCCCTGAAGTGGAAGCGGACCGTGCGGTCGTCCAGTTTCTCGATCCGTTCGCGGTCCACGTACGACAGCAACCCGGCGTACGGCGACGCCAGTTGGGGATCGGTCAGGCGACGAGCGGAGAACACGAAATCGTCGGCCGTGATGGTCTTGCCGTGGTGGAACTCCAGGCCCTGCTTGAGGCGGACGGTCCACGTCGTCGCATCCGGGCTGATCTCGGCGGACTCGGCGAGCGCGAACGCCGGTTCCATCTCGGCGCTCCACTCCCACGGCTTCGCGTACAACGCGAAACCGCGGATGATCGAGCCGTTGCCGATCGGCTTGTGGGCGTCCAGGTCGCCGCTCTGGTTGCCGTCGATGACGCCGAGCCGAATCCGGCCGCCGCGCACCGGGGTTCCGGAGGCCCCTCCACCGGTGGCCGGCTGCGCGGCACCGCCGTCGGAGCCGCCGCACGCGGCCAGGAGTCCGCCGCCGAGCAGCACGCCGGCGCCGACCGCGGCACCGCCCAAAAATCTGCGGCGGGAAGGATGACGGGACGGAGAGGTATCGGGGTGGCTCACGGTGGGACTCCAGGTTCAGGACGCGGGGCGGCGTCGCGTGGGGGCATGACGGGAAACGCGACGGAGAGACGGGTGGGCCGAGGCACGCGGGTCAGTGGTCCGCTCGCCTGACGGCGACGCCTTGGGGGCGCGTCAACCACCGGCGATTCAGGTGGGCATGGTGGGGCGAAACACGCGTCAGACGACGGCCGGCAGCGTGAATCCGGCGTCGGCGGGCGGGCCGTCGCCCGCTGTCGCGGCGGTACGGTCCGCGGCGGATGCGGCTCCGGCCGCCCCCTTGCCGCCCGCGTCCCACTCCGCGCCGCGCGACTTCTCGCGCAGCACCGGCACGTCGAAGCCGTGGTCGAGGTCGAGCAGCGGGAAAAGCAGGTCGGCGACGCGCTGGGCCTCGGCGATCAGCGGAAAACCGGACAGGATGAACGCCTCGGTCCCGTGTGCGCGGTACTCGCGGATGCGCGCGGCCACGTTCTCCGCGCTGCCGACCAGGTAGATGCCCGCGCCGGGGTGGACGACGTCGAAGCCGAACATGCTCGGCCCGGCCCACACGTTGGGATGGATCTCCAGGTCGCGGACGGCGGGCAGGCGTCCCGCGCGCAGCGCCGCGAGTCGGCGGGCGATCCTCGGGTCGGCGTCGGGCGCGGGCTCGTAGGAGTCCACGTCCTGGCCGGGCGGGAACTGGCGTGCCGTGAGCCCACGTGCGGTGTCCGCGCTGGTGCGTGTGAGCAGCTTCGCCGCGGCGTCCCAGGCTTCCTCGTCCGTCTCGCGCACGATGACCTGGAGCCGGGTGCCGTACCGCAGCGTTCGGCCGAGCTTGGCGGCCTCGGCGCCCACACGTCGGAACTTCTCGCCCAACCGCTGCGGGGTGTCCGCGAAGCTGAGATACACGTCGAACAGGTTCACGGCGTGGGCGACCCCGGCCGGAGACGTGCCCGCGCCCCACAGTTCGGCGCGCTTGCCGCCGGGGAAGGTATGGCGCCACGCGGACAGCGGCCCGTCGTCGTTGCGGCGCGCTGCGATATCCGTGAACTTCCCTCGATAGGCGCTGAGTTCGCCCTGATATACGTGTTGGAAGGCATCCCAGTACTCGGCGCTGAAGTCGTAGCGCGTGTCGTGGTCGAGGTGCAGGCCGTAACCGGCCACACCTGCGTCGTTGCCGTTGACGACGTTGAACAGAAGGCGCTCGCCGCTGAACCGGTCGATGGTCCGGGCGATCTGGGCGAGTTTCGCAGGCGTCACCAAACCGGGGTAGACGGCGGTCAGGAAGCGCATCGTCCGCGTCTCGGCGGCCAGCGCCGCGGCGGTGGTCAGCCCGTCGTCGCTGCTCGTGCCGAGCAGGGCGCCATAGAAACCCAGGCGGTCGATCGTCGCCGCGAGCTGCCGCATGTGGTCGAAGCCGGTCTCCCAGCGTCCGGCGGCCTCCCACGGGTAGGGGCCGTCGGGAGCGGTCAGGTACCACAGGATCTTGACCCGCTGGTCGGGCATGGTGCGTCACCTTTCGGCAGCGAAACGGAGGAAGGAACGGAACAGCGGGCCCCGACGGCGGCCGGGGCTCCGGGGGGCGGGGCGCGTGAGATCCGATGGAGACGTGGGCCGGATACGCGGCGACGGCGCGGCGCCGAGGGAAGCGGGGGCCAGGACACGGAACCGCATCGCGCACGGGGCAGACACGCGAACTCCGCGTCTCCGCGGTACGACGCGAGGCCTCGTCACGCGGTGCCGCGTCCGCGTCTCCGTGGCGGCAGAGCGGAGGGGCGTCGTCAGCAGGTCAGCGACAACAGGAGCTGGCGACCAGCACGAGGTCG is from Yinghuangia sp. ASG 101 and encodes:
- a CDS encoding ABC transporter substrate-binding protein; amino-acid sequence: MTEITTVRRPGELWFTRCPVPTATGIAADRGWLADEFAPEGIAVRSLQDIPRDVAADHHYTHALPALFREGGNVPALWARSRGEDTRLVGLTWIEEGQAILVRDDARITGPEDLRGARLALPVHRLPIDFWRAMALRGFEGALSLAGLGLTDAVPVDVPGSTEGQWEGELAALTRGDVDAVYVKGAPAAETASHYGAVVAIDLDAVPDRRVRANNGTPRPITVHRRLLDEHPDLVDRFLAVLLRAASWAHDNPDEVARILGAETGAGATGVADAYRGVGHTSLGIDLSEERLELLASQEEFLATHGFLAGRVDVGAWADPEPLRRAAAGLGG
- a CDS encoding ABC transporter ATP-binding protein → MACHHPVHGKPAFTGLPVAVNAPIAASPGRSDAAAPDTLLLHARDVHVAYGKTPVLQGVSLALRPGACTALVGESGAGKTTLARALAGLEVPARGDLSVHGATVPWPVEARGADVRRDVQYVFQNPYRALNPRLTVRRTLGAVVKHCFATDRAETERRVLAALERVALPPRTADARPRDLSGGERQRVAIARALLAEPAVLICDEITSALDVSVQAGVLDVLAQLRADGLATLFVTHDLGVVRAIADDVAVLHRGRVIELGPADTVLDAPREDYTRTLVAAAPRLAPTPTRTEERKSR
- a CDS encoding ABC transporter permease encodes the protein MSAVDVSSAAPAETGAAAGPAARGGGGPLSAVLRDRQVRVGGAVTLLVVLIALVGPYAAPHATDALVGATYDAPGADTPLGTDYLGHDVLSRVLSGGRSVVLMTVSAAALALIAGTALGVAAAFAAGFGPGRRGRALDRVLTWIADVLLAFPNVVMVLLVVAMFGRERWLMVATVALTLLPGTLRLARASAIGVIHQEFVQAARLTGYPKRELVTREVLPNIAAPLLVHLGTMLTWAVELLAGMAFLGYGVTAPAADWGLMINENRGGLRLQPWGVVVPVLLIAAFALGTNAMAEGAARATGEGGARRAARRSAWRRPGTGRTASGNTDGTTNTVKANGKERAA
- a CDS encoding ABC transporter permease — protein: MRRVLSGVLAVAAVSVVVFAATQALPSDPARTVLGPEAPQSSVDELRRQLGLDRPVTAQYWAWLSGVLRGDLGTSLDSHVPVGHIVSERLGNTLALVACATGVSVLLALLLGTLAAVYRDRVVDRVVTSAAVAAQALPAFVTAVVLVIVFSTTVFHVLPAASLIEPGRSPWDRPDYLVLPAAALVLSVTPYLLRQVRAAVAEALDSDYVAAARLRGVPEARLLVRHVLPNSLVPLVQAIALTLSVLLGGSLVVEAAFTYPGLGGALNGAVQVRDVPVVQAAVLVVAAGVVAVNLLADLATVLLTPALRTGAAS
- a CDS encoding ABC transporter substrate-binding protein, which codes for MSHPDTSPSRHPSRRRFLGGAAVGAGVLLGGGLLAACGGSDGGAAQPATGGGASGTPVRGGRIRLGVIDGNQSGDLDAHKPIGNGSIIRGFALYAKPWEWSAEMEPAFALAESAEISPDATTWTVRLKQGLEFHHGKTITADDFVFSARRLTDPQLASPYAGLLSYVDRERIEKLDDRTVRFHFRDGMGFVPFPENFTNFGGIVPVDYDPRNPVGAGPYKLKEFAPGRRSLFTRFENYFKDGQPYADELEIIDFKDEQSRIAALQAGQIDLANAIAADQLRLLRSDGRVRTVISQTNGWQSFDLNLAKAPFTDERVRTAFRLLVDRQELVDRALSGQGRIGNDLYSPQDPTFNATLPQRTRDVERARQLLRDAGVSDLSLDLVTGPDPTGEAAALVFATQAKQAGITINVKKVDSATFNGPQRTDWTISTNKLLTESFLVSGLHLDAPGSNNNKTHFSDPRFTELFSQALSEPDTAKRAPLVAEMQRIQYDKGGLIIWGFVDNIDVAAKRVGGVAEEHTQFSTWRFEKLWLS
- a CDS encoding LLM class flavin-dependent oxidoreductase gives rise to the protein MPDQRVKILWYLTAPDGPYPWEAAGRWETGFDHMRQLAATIDRLGFYGALLGTSSDDGLTTAAALAAETRTMRFLTAVYPGLVTPAKLAQIARTIDRFSGERLLFNVVNGNDAGVAGYGLHLDHDTRYDFSAEYWDAFQHVYQGELSAYRGKFTDIAARRNDDGPLSAWRHTFPGGKRAELWGAGTSPAGVAHAVNLFDVYLSFADTPQRLGEKFRRVGAEAAKLGRTLRYGTRLQVIVRETDEEAWDAAAKLLTRTSADTARGLTARQFPPGQDVDSYEPAPDADPRIARRLAALRAGRLPAVRDLEIHPNVWAGPSMFGFDVVHPGAGIYLVGSAENVAARIREYRAHGTEAFILSGFPLIAEAQRVADLLFPLLDLDHGFDVPVLREKSRGAEWDAGGKGAAGAASAADRTAATAGDGPPADAGFTLPAVV